One window of Saccharopolyspora phatthalungensis genomic DNA carries:
- a CDS encoding APC family permease, giving the protein MSAPNYDAELNEFGYTNKLKRSLGGFHTFAAGISYISVLTGTFQLSYFGLSFGGPAYWWSWPIVFVGQLFVALSFAELASRYPIAGSIYNWAKKLGGRHVGWLAGWMMLLASIVSISATALAYQNTLPQIWSGFQLIGDGGTGADQAVNGIMLALVLILFTTLVNAFGVKLMARIYSAGVFIELLAAVLLIVALALAVVNPPTIVLDTKGTESAFGGNYLSAFLVAGIASSYVMYGFDTAASLGEESINPHRNAPKAILRALVASFVLGGLIILLGLMATRDFTAPQLAESGLQFVLNDALGPLVGRLFLLAIFVAITVCVLAVHTAAIRIAFAMARDNALPAGSLLARVSPRFGTPILPAVVIGVLAVALLLVNIGQPQIFTAVTSLAIILIYISYLLVTVPMLVARLRGKWSVPKDEAKRNGRFSLGRFGLPINILAVLWGTGMTLNLAWPRRDVYNAEPPFHWYLQYSSVLFVGVAAAGGFAYYWFVQRHKVGVLADHAAQAAPGDAVKSPVF; this is encoded by the coding sequence ATGAGCGCGCCCAATTACGACGCCGAGCTCAACGAGTTCGGCTACACCAACAAACTGAAGCGAAGTCTCGGCGGGTTCCACACCTTCGCCGCCGGAATCAGTTACATCTCGGTGCTCACCGGCACCTTCCAACTGTCCTACTTCGGCCTGTCCTTCGGGGGCCCCGCCTACTGGTGGTCCTGGCCGATCGTGTTCGTCGGGCAGTTGTTCGTGGCGTTGAGTTTCGCCGAGCTGGCATCGCGGTATCCGATCGCCGGTTCCATCTACAACTGGGCGAAGAAGTTGGGCGGCCGGCATGTGGGCTGGCTGGCCGGCTGGATGATGCTGCTGGCCTCGATCGTGTCGATCTCGGCCACCGCGCTGGCCTACCAGAACACGCTGCCGCAGATCTGGTCCGGCTTCCAGCTCATCGGAGACGGCGGCACCGGCGCCGACCAGGCCGTCAACGGCATCATGCTGGCACTGGTGCTGATCCTGTTCACCACGCTGGTCAACGCCTTCGGCGTGAAGCTGATGGCCCGGATCTACAGCGCCGGGGTGTTCATCGAGCTTCTCGCGGCGGTGCTGCTGATCGTCGCCCTGGCGCTGGCCGTGGTGAACCCGCCGACGATCGTGCTGGACACCAAGGGCACCGAGTCCGCCTTCGGCGGCAACTACCTGAGCGCGTTCCTGGTCGCCGGGATCGCCTCGTCGTACGTGATGTACGGCTTCGACACCGCCGCCTCGCTCGGCGAAGAATCCATCAACCCGCATCGCAATGCTCCCAAAGCGATTCTGCGGGCGCTGGTCGCCTCCTTCGTTCTCGGCGGCCTGATCATTCTGCTCGGCCTGATGGCCACCCGAGATTTCACCGCGCCGCAGCTGGCCGAGAGCGGCCTACAGTTCGTGCTCAACGACGCACTGGGGCCGCTGGTCGGGCGGTTGTTCCTGCTGGCGATCTTCGTGGCGATCACGGTCTGCGTGCTGGCGGTGCACACCGCGGCCATCCGGATCGCCTTCGCGATGGCCCGGGACAACGCCCTGCCCGCCGGGTCGCTGCTGGCGCGGGTCAGCCCGCGCTTCGGGACCCCGATCCTGCCGGCCGTGGTCATCGGCGTGCTCGCGGTGGCGCTGCTGCTGGTCAACATCGGGCAGCCGCAGATCTTCACCGCCGTCACCAGCCTGGCGATCATCCTGATCTACATCTCGTACCTGCTGGTCACCGTGCCGATGCTGGTCGCGCGGCTGCGTGGCAAGTGGTCGGTGCCGAAGGACGAGGCCAAGCGGAACGGCCGATTCAGCCTCGGCAGGTTCGGTTTGCCGATCAACATCCTGGCGGTGCTGTGGGGCACGGGCATGACGCTCAACCTTGCCTGGCCGCGCCGCGACGTCTACAACGCCGAGCCGCCCTTCCACTGGTACCTGCAATACAGCTCGGTCCTGTTCGTCGGAGTCGCGGCGGCGGGCGGGTTCGCGTACTACTGGTTCGTCCAGCGCCACAAGGTCGGCGTGCTCGCCGACCACGCCGCCCAGGCCGCGCCTGGCGATGCCGTCAAGAGCCCGGTTTTCTGA
- a CDS encoding TetR/AcrR family transcriptional regulator, translating into MAETKSRRRAPGMSPEERRGMIVAAAVPLVAEYGAAVTTSRIARAAGIGEATIFRVFADKDELLRACVAEAVRPDHVVREIASVSLDEPLEQRLVDAADALAAHLERMGAVIGSLHASGQLRGQRDADRQRPKADDRAESMRQIRDAMAELFEPERESLRLQPPKLAATFLGLLFMRARMGEPESLETAEIVALFLHGAFAEGK; encoded by the coding sequence ATGGCAGAAACGAAGAGCCGGCGCCGGGCGCCGGGAATGAGTCCGGAGGAACGGCGGGGGATGATCGTCGCGGCGGCCGTGCCGCTCGTCGCCGAGTACGGGGCGGCAGTGACGACGAGCCGCATCGCGCGGGCTGCCGGAATCGGTGAGGCGACGATCTTCCGCGTTTTCGCCGACAAGGACGAACTGCTGAGGGCATGCGTGGCCGAAGCCGTCCGGCCCGATCACGTGGTGCGGGAAATCGCCTCGGTCTCGCTCGACGAGCCGTTGGAGCAGCGGCTCGTCGATGCCGCCGACGCGTTGGCCGCGCACTTGGAGCGAATGGGCGCGGTGATCGGATCGTTGCATGCCTCCGGGCAGTTGCGGGGGCAGCGCGACGCGGACCGACAGCGGCCGAAAGCCGACGACCGAGCCGAGTCCATGCGGCAGATCCGCGATGCGATGGCGGAGCTATTCGAGCCGGAACGGGAATCCCTTCGGCTCCAGCCGCCGAAGCTGGCGGCGACGTTCCTGGGTTTGCTGTTCATGCGGGCTCGCATGGGGGAGCCAGAATCCCTGGAAACCGCCGAGATCGTCGCGCTGTTCCTGCACGGCGCATTCGCGGAGGGCAAATGA
- a CDS encoding cyclase has translation MKPVLGGRCAATAVAFLAATAFTLAPQAPAAAFDINFACSGSSPLGEQQFGLRQGADVTAPATVAPGGALDVVFDPGPNKVPAEVNGHTVKRIEGVDLKIQIPPNSRFVSADLGGGSGLGPNPPAMRVAGDIATLHLDGPIAGGSQFELPTVTMHLTAGQSGAIETRLHGTGYGDPGLAFTAVAASIIGEVTVPSRCFPKPNPVLTTTKIG, from the coding sequence ATGAAACCCGTTCTTGGTGGCAGATGCGCCGCGACCGCCGTGGCCTTTCTCGCGGCCACGGCGTTCACGCTGGCCCCGCAAGCCCCGGCCGCCGCGTTCGACATTAACTTCGCGTGCTCCGGCTCTTCCCCGTTGGGCGAGCAGCAGTTCGGCCTGCGGCAGGGCGCCGACGTCACGGCACCGGCGACCGTAGCTCCCGGCGGCGCGCTCGATGTCGTTTTCGACCCCGGCCCGAACAAGGTGCCCGCCGAGGTCAACGGCCACACCGTGAAGCGGATCGAGGGCGTGGATCTGAAGATCCAGATCCCGCCGAATTCCCGCTTCGTGTCCGCAGACCTCGGCGGCGGGTCCGGTCTCGGGCCTAATCCGCCGGCCATGAGAGTGGCCGGCGACATCGCCACACTGCACCTGGACGGCCCGATCGCGGGCGGCTCGCAGTTCGAACTGCCCACCGTGACCATGCACCTGACGGCCGGTCAGTCCGGCGCGATCGAAACCAGGCTGCACGGCACCGGCTACGGCGATCCCGGCTTGGCCTTCACCGCGGTGGCGGCGTCGATCATCGGCGAGGTTACCGTGCCGTCGCGTTGCTTCCCTAAACCCAATCCGGTCCTGACGACTACGAAGATCGGCTGA
- a CDS encoding phosphotransferase family protein, with the protein MTAQPPPGELPGLDLDRLRAHLDAERPGLVSGPLTGELVQGGRSNLTYLIGDGNDRWVLRRPPLGHVLATAHDMSREFRVMSALAGTRVAVPKTHLLCQDDSVLGAPFYVMEYVPGTVYRAPQQTERLHPQQRVDLSWQLMDVLADLHAIAPDSVGLGEFGRPEGFLERQLRRWSKQLAASHSREIDGIDQLAARLAKSIPGTPRAGIVHGDYRLDNVIVGDDQRISAVLDWEMATVGDPLTDLGLLAVYWEGFSGVEHNPIAKGVGPDYGFPTARQLLGRYAERSGTDLSDMDWYVAFGFFKISVILEGIHYRFIHDQTVGEGFDRVGALVAPLVAQGLATLKEV; encoded by the coding sequence ATGACCGCCCAACCGCCGCCCGGCGAGCTGCCCGGCCTCGACCTCGACCGGCTGCGCGCCCACCTCGACGCCGAGCGGCCCGGTCTGGTCAGCGGGCCACTGACCGGCGAGTTGGTCCAAGGTGGACGGTCCAATCTGACCTACCTCATCGGAGACGGCAACGACAGGTGGGTGCTCCGTCGCCCGCCGCTGGGCCACGTGCTGGCCACCGCCCACGACATGAGCCGCGAGTTCCGGGTGATGTCCGCACTGGCCGGAACGCGGGTGGCGGTGCCCAAAACCCACCTGTTGTGCCAGGACGACAGCGTGCTCGGCGCACCGTTCTACGTCATGGAGTACGTGCCGGGCACGGTCTACCGTGCGCCGCAACAGACCGAACGTCTCCACCCGCAGCAGCGCGTGGACCTGTCCTGGCAACTGATGGACGTGCTCGCCGACCTGCACGCGATCGCCCCCGATTCCGTCGGATTGGGCGAATTCGGCCGCCCGGAAGGCTTCCTGGAACGGCAGTTGCGCCGCTGGAGCAAGCAGCTGGCCGCCTCGCACAGCCGCGAGATCGACGGCATCGACCAACTCGCCGCCCGGTTGGCCAAGTCCATCCCCGGCACGCCCCGGGCGGGAATCGTGCACGGCGACTACCGGTTGGACAACGTGATCGTCGGCGACGACCAGCGCATCAGTGCGGTCCTCGACTGGGAGATGGCCACCGTCGGCGATCCGCTCACCGACCTCGGACTGCTCGCGGTGTACTGGGAGGGCTTCAGCGGCGTGGAGCACAACCCCATCGCCAAGGGCGTGGGCCCGGATTACGGCTTCCCGACCGCGCGGCAGCTGCTCGGCCGCTACGCCGAGCGCAGCGGCACCGATCTGTCCGATATGGACTGGTACGTGGCGTTCGGGTTTTTCAAGATCTCCGTGATCCTGGAAGGAATCCACTACCGCTTCATCCACGACCAGACCGTGGGCGAGGGTTTCGACCGCGTCGGCGCGCTGGTGGCTCCGCTGGTCGCGCAGGGTCTCGCCACCCTCAAGGAGGTATGA
- a CDS encoding GMC family oxidoreductase: protein MSDQFDYVVVGGGSAGAAVAARLSEDPDVTVCLLEAGPSDVGDKAILELKRWMALLESGYDWDYLIEPQENGNSFMRHARARVLGGCSSHNSCIAFWAPAEDLDEWEAMGATGWGAKDIFPLYQRLETNDGAGEHHGRSGPVTIRSVPPQDPCGVSLLRACAQEGIPTTEFNSGKTVVHGANWFQINAREDGTRASSSVSYLHPVIDSRPNLEIRTQAWAKKVIFDGTRATGVQYLDPDLIHTRTVTARREVVLSTGAIDTPKLLMLSGIGPAEHLREFGIDVLVDSPGVGSSLQDHPEGVIGWEAKQPMVTDSTQWWEIGIFTTTEPGLNRPDLMFHYGSVPFDMHTVRQGYPTAENCFCLTPNVTRARSTGTVRLRSRDFRDKPKVDPRYFTDPHDLRVMTEGIKLARRIVAQPAMRNWAGAELYPGPDVRTDDEIADYIKRTHNTVYHPAASVPMGADDDATKPLDTRLRVKGVQGLRVADGSAMPFLVAVNPNITTMAIGEKCSDMLKEDNR, encoded by the coding sequence ATGTCAGATCAGTTCGACTACGTCGTGGTGGGCGGCGGCAGCGCAGGCGCGGCGGTCGCGGCGCGGCTGTCGGAGGACCCGGACGTGACCGTGTGCCTCCTGGAAGCCGGGCCGTCCGACGTCGGCGACAAGGCGATCCTGGAGCTCAAGCGCTGGATGGCGCTGCTGGAGTCCGGCTACGACTGGGACTACCTGATCGAGCCGCAGGAGAACGGCAATTCGTTCATGCGGCACGCGCGGGCCCGCGTGCTCGGCGGATGTTCCTCGCACAACTCGTGCATCGCGTTCTGGGCGCCGGCCGAGGACCTCGACGAGTGGGAGGCGATGGGGGCCACCGGCTGGGGCGCCAAGGACATCTTCCCGCTGTACCAGCGGTTGGAGACCAACGATGGGGCGGGCGAGCACCACGGCCGCAGCGGTCCGGTGACCATCCGCAGCGTCCCGCCGCAGGACCCGTGCGGTGTTTCGCTGCTGCGGGCCTGCGCGCAGGAGGGCATTCCGACCACGGAGTTCAACTCCGGCAAGACCGTGGTGCACGGGGCGAACTGGTTCCAGATCAACGCGCGGGAGGACGGCACCCGGGCCTCGTCGTCGGTGTCCTACCTGCACCCGGTCATCGACAGCCGGCCGAACCTGGAGATCCGCACCCAGGCCTGGGCCAAAAAGGTCATCTTCGACGGCACCCGGGCCACCGGCGTCCAGTACCTGGATCCGGACCTGATCCACACCCGCACGGTGACCGCTCGCCGCGAGGTGGTCCTGTCCACCGGTGCCATCGACACCCCGAAGCTGCTGATGCTGTCCGGTATCGGACCGGCCGAGCACCTGCGGGAGTTCGGCATCGACGTGCTGGTCGACTCCCCCGGCGTCGGCTCCAGCCTGCAGGACCACCCGGAGGGCGTGATCGGCTGGGAGGCCAAGCAGCCGATGGTCACCGACTCCACGCAGTGGTGGGAGATCGGCATCTTCACCACCACCGAGCCGGGCCTGAACCGGCCGGATCTGATGTTCCACTACGGCTCGGTGCCCTTCGACATGCACACCGTGCGACAGGGCTACCCGACCGCCGAGAACTGCTTCTGTCTGACCCCGAACGTCACCCGCGCCCGGTCCACCGGCACGGTCCGGCTGCGCAGCCGGGACTTCCGGGACAAGCCGAAGGTCGACCCGCGGTACTTCACCGATCCGCACGACCTGCGGGTGATGACCGAGGGCATCAAGCTGGCCCGCAGGATCGTGGCGCAGCCGGCGATGCGGAACTGGGCAGGCGCCGAGCTTTACCCCGGCCCGGACGTGCGCACCGACGACGAGATCGCCGACTACATCAAACGCACCCACAACACCGTCTACCACCCGGCCGCGTCGGTGCCGATGGGCGCCGACGACGACGCGACCAAGCCCCTGGACACACGTCTGCGGGTCAAGGGCGTGCAGGGCCTGCGGGTCGCGGACGGATCGGCGATGCCGTTCCTGGTCGCGGTGAACCCCAACATCACCACGATGGCCATCGGCGAGAAGTGCTCCGACATGCTCAAGGAGGACAACCGCTGA
- a CDS encoding DinB family protein: MDWRAEVLDQLDFYWSMWRPGLVGLTNEEYFWEPVADCWSVRPVDDGGAMDFRFPEPVPPPFTTIAWRLSHIAGHVFAMRASNHFGDGSYRMDNHDYPGNAAAALDYLDEQKYLWRNGIASLDADGWARPVGPAEGPFADRSYLALALHLNRELFHHGAEVSLLRDLYRASGGRGFA, from the coding sequence ATGGATTGGCGGGCGGAAGTACTCGATCAACTTGACTTCTACTGGAGCATGTGGCGCCCCGGCCTCGTCGGTCTGACCAACGAGGAGTACTTCTGGGAACCCGTCGCCGACTGCTGGTCGGTGCGGCCGGTCGACGACGGCGGGGCCATGGACTTCAGGTTCCCGGAGCCGGTGCCGCCGCCGTTCACCACGATCGCCTGGCGCCTCAGCCACATCGCCGGGCACGTTTTCGCGATGCGCGCCAGCAACCACTTCGGCGACGGCTCCTACCGCATGGACAACCACGACTACCCGGGCAACGCGGCGGCCGCGTTGGACTACCTCGACGAGCAAAAATATCTGTGGCGCAACGGAATCGCGTCTCTCGACGCGGACGGCTGGGCGCGGCCCGTGGGGCCCGCCGAAGGTCCGTTCGCCGATCGGAGCTACCTCGCGCTGGCGCTGCACCTCAACCGCGAACTGTTCCACCACGGCGCCGAAGTCAGCCTGCTGCGCGACCTCTACCGGGCCTCCGGCGGACGCGGCTTCGCCTGA
- a CDS encoding CDP-diacylglycerol diphosphatase: protein MTENANADGLSWRNFIKLSGAFGSAAILISSCAVAAGQGTPAAQDLCGKDGDTSPELWRTAKDCRELHNAGKPTPESRVTTDTYVVLNGKKSANLKHNFLLVPTRRIKGIECDVVWTTGQLYWQDAWSEAQPGKAAPVTYPAGVIGLGVNPPHDANGHPIRTQDQLHIHMAGFRNAALGQLDHANVTSDLTKWANSIVALDGFDRHGAKVTRNYRALHVANLNQNLFALLRNNVSDAAKDMSIQTIIVASRKAGGFYVLNSSSNMTGGQPGVGGTSTCDDLLDYD, encoded by the coding sequence ATGACCGAGAACGCGAATGCGGACGGGTTATCTTGGCGCAATTTCATCAAACTCTCCGGTGCCTTCGGCTCCGCCGCCATCCTGATCAGTAGCTGCGCCGTTGCGGCCGGGCAGGGCACGCCCGCCGCTCAGGACCTGTGCGGCAAAGACGGCGATACGTCACCGGAACTCTGGAGAACGGCGAAGGACTGCAGGGAGTTGCACAACGCGGGGAAGCCGACGCCCGAGAGCAGGGTGACCACGGACACCTATGTCGTGCTCAACGGCAAGAAGAGCGCGAACCTCAAGCACAACTTCCTGCTGGTGCCCACTCGCCGGATCAAGGGCATCGAGTGCGATGTGGTGTGGACTACGGGACAGCTGTACTGGCAGGACGCCTGGTCCGAAGCCCAGCCGGGTAAAGCAGCTCCGGTGACTTACCCCGCCGGCGTGATCGGGTTGGGCGTGAACCCGCCGCACGACGCGAACGGTCATCCGATCCGGACCCAGGATCAGCTACACATTCATATGGCCGGGTTTCGGAATGCGGCGTTGGGGCAGCTGGACCACGCCAACGTCACGAGTGATCTCACAAAGTGGGCGAACTCGATCGTCGCGCTCGACGGCTTCGACCGCCACGGCGCCAAGGTCACCCGCAACTACCGGGCGCTCCACGTCGCGAACTTGAACCAGAACCTTTTCGCGCTCTTGCGCAACAACGTCTCCGACGCCGCCAAGGACATGTCGATCCAAACGATCATCGTGGCGAGCCGGAAGGCGGGCGGGTTCTACGTCCTCAACAGCTCTTCCAACATGACCGGCGGCCAGCCGGGAGTGGGCGGCACGAGCACCTGCGACGACCTGCTCGATTACGACTAG
- a CDS encoding aldehyde dehydrogenase family protein: MSQAENPAPTLFIDGEWVPAADGRTREIHCPANGELVVTVDEAGPGDAERAIAAARRAFDDGAWAATSPWERGDLLLRVGDILVRDKAEFARAESLDTGKRLVESEYDMDDIAACLRYFGKIAGTDAGRIVATGSPDAISRVQYEPVGVCAMITPWNYPLLQVAWKVAPAIAAGDTFVLKPSELTPSTAILLMRALSEAGLPAGVGNLVLGTGAEVGSVLAEHPDVDLVSFTGGLHTGRKISAAAAATVKKVALELGGKNPNVVFADADFETAVDYALMAVFLHSGQVCSAGARLIVQDELHDALVDEIVRRAELIRIGGPFDEDAETGPLISAAHLEKVDDYVAKSVAGGAVLRTGGRRPEGERYAAGHYYLPTVLDEVNQGSYAVTEESFGPVLTVERFTDEDDAVRIANDTHYGLAGAVFTGDPGKAQRVANRLRHGTVWINDFHPYLPQAEWGGFKQSGIGRELGRAGLGEYQEAKHVYQNLRPAPQNWFSGK, from the coding sequence ATGTCGCAAGCTGAGAATCCGGCACCCACGCTGTTCATCGACGGCGAGTGGGTACCAGCCGCTGACGGTCGCACCCGCGAGATCCACTGCCCCGCCAACGGCGAGCTGGTGGTCACCGTCGACGAGGCCGGTCCGGGCGACGCCGAGCGCGCCATCGCCGCCGCGCGCCGCGCCTTCGACGACGGCGCCTGGGCGGCCACCTCGCCGTGGGAACGCGGCGACCTGCTGCTGCGGGTCGGCGACATCCTGGTGCGCGACAAGGCGGAGTTCGCCCGCGCCGAATCGCTGGACACCGGCAAGCGGCTGGTCGAGAGCGAATACGACATGGACGACATCGCCGCGTGCTTGCGCTACTTCGGCAAGATCGCCGGCACCGATGCGGGCCGCATCGTCGCCACCGGCTCGCCGGACGCGATCAGCCGCGTGCAGTATGAGCCCGTCGGCGTGTGCGCCATGATCACGCCCTGGAATTACCCGCTGTTGCAGGTGGCCTGGAAGGTCGCCCCGGCGATCGCGGCGGGCGACACGTTCGTGCTCAAGCCCAGCGAGCTCACCCCCAGCACCGCGATCCTGCTGATGCGCGCGCTGAGCGAGGCCGGGCTGCCCGCCGGGGTTGGCAACCTGGTGCTGGGCACCGGCGCCGAGGTCGGCTCGGTGCTGGCCGAGCACCCGGATGTCGACCTGGTGTCGTTCACCGGCGGCCTGCACACCGGGCGCAAGATCTCGGCCGCCGCAGCCGCGACGGTGAAGAAGGTCGCCCTGGAACTGGGCGGCAAGAACCCGAACGTCGTGTTCGCCGACGCCGATTTCGAAACCGCGGTGGACTACGCGCTGATGGCGGTGTTCCTGCACTCCGGGCAGGTCTGCTCGGCCGGGGCGCGGCTGATCGTGCAGGATGAGCTGCACGACGCGCTGGTAGACGAGATCGTCCGCCGCGCGGAACTGATCCGCATCGGCGGGCCGTTCGACGAAGACGCCGAGACCGGGCCGCTGATCTCGGCCGCGCACCTGGAGAAGGTGGACGACTACGTGGCCAAGTCGGTAGCCGGGGGCGCCGTGCTGCGCACCGGTGGCCGCCGCCCCGAGGGCGAGCGCTACGCCGCGGGCCACTACTACCTGCCGACGGTGCTCGACGAGGTCAACCAGGGCAGCTACGCGGTCACCGAGGAATCCTTCGGCCCGGTGCTGACCGTGGAGCGCTTCACCGACGAGGACGACGCGGTGCGCATCGCCAACGACACGCACTACGGCCTGGCCGGTGCGGTGTTCACCGGCGACCCGGGCAAGGCCCAGCGGGTCGCCAACCGGCTGCGGCACGGCACCGTCTGGATCAACGACTTCCACCCCTATCTGCCGCAGGCGGAATGGGGCGGCTTCAAGCAGTCCGGAATCGGACGCGAACTCGGCCGGGCCGGACTCGGCGAGTACCAGGAGGCAAAGCACGTCTACCAGAATCTGCGGCCCGCCCCGCAGAACTGGTTCTCCGGAAAATAA
- a CDS encoding acyl-CoA dehydrogenase family protein produces the protein MDFGYDERTEELRERLLAFMDSHVYPAEPVFAQQLAEAEDPWSAHPPIMAELKSEARRRGLWNLFLPGEHGAGLTNLQYAPLAEIMGRASRLAPEATNCAAPDTGNMEVLSLFGTEQQKKQWLQPLLDGEIRSAFCMTEPDVASSDATNIGTRIERDGDHYVINGRKWFSSGAMSPRCKILIVMGKTDPNAERHRQQSQILVPTDMPGVRIERSMNVFGYTDAEHGGHAEIVFDNVRVPVENIIAGEGEGFAIAQARLGPGRIHHCMRAIGMAERALELMCRRATERVAFGQPLADQGVVAHWIAESRVKIEQARLLVLKTAWLMDAVGNQGAHTEIQAIKVGVPAMTTWVIDRAIQAHGGAGVSQEFPLANLYAHARTLHIVDGPDEVHRRSLARHELKKYR, from the coding sequence ATGGATTTCGGCTACGACGAACGCACGGAGGAGCTGCGCGAGCGGCTGCTGGCCTTCATGGACTCGCACGTCTACCCTGCCGAGCCGGTGTTCGCCCAACAGCTGGCCGAAGCCGAGGACCCGTGGTCGGCGCACCCGCCGATCATGGCGGAACTCAAGTCCGAGGCCCGCAGGCGCGGCCTGTGGAACCTGTTCCTGCCGGGTGAGCACGGCGCCGGGCTGACCAACCTGCAGTACGCGCCGCTGGCCGAGATCATGGGTCGGGCCAGCCGGCTGGCGCCGGAAGCCACCAACTGCGCCGCGCCGGACACCGGCAACATGGAGGTGCTGAGCCTCTTCGGCACCGAGCAGCAGAAGAAGCAGTGGCTGCAACCGCTGCTGGACGGCGAGATCCGCTCCGCGTTCTGCATGACCGAACCCGATGTCGCCTCCTCCGACGCCACCAACATCGGCACCCGGATCGAGCGCGACGGCGACCACTACGTGATCAACGGCCGCAAGTGGTTCTCCTCCGGCGCGATGAGCCCGCGCTGCAAGATCCTGATCGTGATGGGCAAGACCGACCCGAACGCCGAGCGGCACCGCCAGCAGAGCCAGATCCTGGTGCCCACGGACATGCCGGGCGTGCGGATCGAGCGCAGCATGAACGTCTTCGGCTACACCGACGCCGAACACGGTGGGCACGCGGAGATCGTGTTCGACAACGTCCGGGTGCCGGTGGAGAACATCATCGCCGGCGAGGGAGAGGGCTTCGCGATCGCCCAGGCCCGGCTCGGGCCCGGCCGCATCCACCACTGCATGCGGGCCATCGGCATGGCCGAGCGTGCGCTGGAACTGATGTGCCGCCGCGCCACCGAGCGGGTAGCCTTCGGCCAGCCGCTGGCCGACCAGGGCGTGGTGGCGCACTGGATCGCCGAGTCCCGGGTGAAGATCGAGCAGGCCCGGCTGCTGGTGCTCAAGACCGCATGGCTGATGGACGCCGTCGGCAACCAGGGCGCGCACACCGAGATCCAGGCGATCAAGGTCGGGGTGCCGGCGATGACCACCTGGGTGATCGACCGCGCCATCCAGGCGCACGGCGGCGCCGGCGTCAGCCAGGAATTCCCGCTGGCCAACCTCTACGCGCACGCCCGCACGCTGCACATCGTCGACGGCCCCGACGAGGTGCACCGCCGTTCCCTGGCACGACACGAGCTGAAGAAGTACCGCTGA